Within Pseudomonas sp. LBUM920, the genomic segment CCGAGGGCCGTTTTTGTTTACGCCAATGGCTCAGCCACCGAGGTAGGCTTCACGCACTTTCGGATCCGTGAGCAACTGCTCCCCGGTGCCCTGCATCACCACCCGGCCGTTTTCCAGCACGTAGGCGCGGTCGGCGATTTTCAGCGCCTGGTTGGCGTTTTGCTCGACCAGGAACACCGTCACACCGTCCTTGCGCAGTTGTTCGATGATGTCGAAGATCTGCTGGATGATGATCGGTGCCAGGCCCAGCGAAGGTTCGTCGAGCAACAACAGCTTGGGCTTGCTCATCAGCGCACGGCCGATGGCGAGCATTTGCTGCTCGCCGCCGGACATGGTGCCGCCGCGCTGGCTGAAGCGTTCCTTGAGCCTGGGGAACAAGTGCAACACCTTGTCCATCTGCTCCTGGTAGTCGCCCTTGTCGGTGAAGAACCCGCCCATGGCCAGGTTCTCCTCCACGGTCAGGCGCGAGAACACGCGACGGCCTTCGGGCACCACCGCAATGCTCTTGCGCATGATCTGCGAGGACTGTTGCCCCACCAGTTCTTCACCCATGTAGCGGATGCTGCCGCTGTGCGCCTGCGGCGAACCGCACAGTGTCATCAGCAAGGTCGATTTGCCGGCACCGTTGGCGCCGATCAGCGTGACGATTTCACCTTGGCGCACTTCCACGTTGACGCTGTGCAGGGCCTGGATCTTGCCGTAGAAAGTGGAAACGTTTTCGAATTGCAGCATTTTACGCTTCCCCCAAATAGGCTTTGATCACTTCAGGATTGTCGCGGATCTGTTCCGGTGTCCCGTCGGCCAGCGGTGTGCCCTGGTTGATCACCACGATGTGGTCGGAAATGCTCATGACCAGTTTCATGTCGTGTTCGATCAACAGCACCGTGGCGTTGTTTTCTTCACGCAACACGCTGATCAGCGCCTTGAGGTCTTCGGTTTCCTTGGGGTTCAGGCCGGCGGCCGGTTCGTCGAGCATGAGGATCCGCGGGCGGGTCATCATGCAGCGGGCGATTTCCAGGCGACGTTGCTGCCCGTAAGCCAGGGTGCCGGCAGGGCGGTTGGCAAACTCGGTGAGGTTGACCTTGTCCAGCCAGTACTCGGCGTATTCCATCGCCTCGCGTTCGCTCTTGCGGAACGCCGGGGTCTTGAACAGGCCAGCAAAAAAGTTGGTGTTCAAGTGACGGTGCTGGGCAATCAGCAGGTTCTCGACCGCCGTCATGTCCTTGAACAACCGCACGTTCTGGAAGGTGCGCACCACGCCCTTGCGGGCGATTTCGTGGCCGGCCAGGCCCTGGATCGGCTGGCCGTCCAGCAGGATGCTGCCACCGCTCGGCTTGTAAAAGCCGGTGAGGCAGTTGAACACCGTGGTTTTGCCGGCGCCGTTCGGGCCGATCAGTGCCACCACCTGTTTTTCTTTCACGGTCAGGGCCACGCCGTTGACCGCCAGCAAACCGCCGAAGCGCATGCTCAAGTTTTCGACTTTCAGGATCTCGCGGCTCATTTGCGCAGCTCCATGTGTGGGCGTTGCATCGGCAGCAGACCTTGAGGACGCCAAATCATCATCAGCACCATCATGGCGCCGAACATCAACATGCGGTATTCGCTGAACTCTCGCATCATCTCCGGCAGCAGGATCATTACGATGGCCGCCAGGATCACGCCCAGCTGCGAGCCCATGCCACCCAGTACGACGATGGCGAGGATGATCGCCGACTCGATAAAGGTGAACGACTCCGGGGTCACCAAGCCTTGGCGCGCCGCGAAGAAGCTGCCGGCGAAACCGGCGAACGTTGCCCCGAGGGTGAAGGCCGAAAGTTTGATGACGGTCGGGTTCATGCCTAGCGCTCGGCAGGCGATCTCATCTTCGCGCAACGCTTCCCACGCCCGTCCGATCGGCATGCGCAGCAGGCGGTTGATCACGAACAGTGCCGCCAGTGCCAGCAAGAGGGCCACCAGGTACAGGAACACCACTTTGCTCACCGGGTTGTAGTCGATCCCGAAGTACTCGTGGAACGTCTGCATGCCCTCGGCGGCGGTGCGGTCGAACGACAGCCCGAAGAACGTCGGCTTGGGGATGCTGCTGATGCCGTTGGGGCCGCCGGTGATATCGGTGAGGTTACGCAGGAACAGCCGGATGATTTCACCGAAGCCCAGGGTCACGATCGCCAAATAGTCACCGCGCAGGCGCAGCACCGGGAAGCCCAGCAGGAAGCCGAACGTGGCCGCCGCCATACCCGCCAGCGGCAGGCAGATCCAGAAGCCCCAGCCCAGGTAATGCGAGAGCAACGCGTAGGTGTAGGCACCCACGGCGTAGAAGCCCACATAACCCAGGTCGAGCAGGCCGGCCAGGCCCACCACGATGTTCAGGCCCAGGCCCAGCAACACGTAGATCAGGATCAGCGTCGCGATATCCACCGCGCCGCGTGAGCCGAAGAACGGCCAGATCAGCGCGGCAACGATCAGGCCGATGATGATGTAGCGTTGGGTGCGCGGCAGGGTCAGGAACTGGCTGACCTTGGGCGATACCAACGGCCCACGGTTGCCCTTGAACAAGGCGCCGACCTGCTGGGTGAACAGCACGCGCAGGAACATCAGCACCGAGCACAGGGCGATGATGGTCAGGGTCACGGGACCGGTGCCATGCACTTCCAGGTTGATGCCCACAATGCTCAGTTTGAGGCCCAGTACCGGAAAGGCCACGGCCCACACCAGCAAGGCGCTGAAAAACGCCGATTTAAGATATCTGCTCATACTTTCTCAACCTCCGGACGGCCCAGAATGCCGGTCGGACGGAACAACAGCACCAGAACCAACAGGCCGAACGCCACCACGTCCTTGTATTGGTCGCCGAAGATATCGGCACCAAAGGCTTCAGCCACGCCCAGCACCAGCCCGCCGAGCATGGCGCCCGGAATACTGCCGATGCCGCCCAATACCGCTGCGGTAAAGGCCTTGAGGCCTACCAGGAAACCGGCGTTGGGGTTGATCACGCCGTACTGCATGCTCAGCAGTACCGCCGCGACGGCCGCCAGCGCAGCACCGATGACGAAGGTCAGGGCAATGATGTTGTTGGTGTTGATGCCCAGCAGGTTGGCCATCTTGATGTCTTCGGCGCAGGCCCGGCAGGCGCGCCCCAGACGGGAGCGGGAAATGAACAGCGTCAGGCCCAGCATCGCCACCAGCGTGACGACGAACACCAGGATCTGCATGTAGGAAATCAGCACTTCTTGTGCGCCACCTGGGCCGAAGGAGATGCTCCCCGGAATCAGGTTGGGAATGGACTTGTCCTTGGAGTCCTGGGACAGCAATACAGTGTTCTGCAGGAATATCGACATGCCGATGGCGGAAATCAGCGGGATCAAACGGTTGCTGCCACGCAAGGGACGATAGGCAACCCGCTCGATGCTGTAGCCGTAGGCACTGGTTACAACAATCGACGCGATAAACGCGGCGGTCATCAACAGCGGCAGAGAGTGGATACCCATCATGGCCAGCCCGGCAAGGGCGATGAAGGCCACGTAGGAACCAATCATGTACACCTCGCCATGGGCGAAGTTGATCATTCCAATGATGCCGTAAACCATTGTGTAGCCAATGGCTATCAAGGCATAGGTGCTGCCAATGGTCAGGCCATTAACCAGCTGTTGGAAAAAATGATAGATCTCAGGCATTACAGCGCTCCTAAAAACCCGATACGCATTTCACTGGTGGAGTCATGTTCCGGCCCTGCGCTGTGTTCTATGAGCACATTTGCACAAAGCGTTTGCCAGCGAACCGCTGGTGACGGTTTTAAGATTTTCAGGTGAGCCAGCGCCCGGATCGCGGGTGACAGGCCCATAAACCTCGTAAAACAAAGCCCACTGCTTTCACAGTGGGCTTGTTAACCAGTAACGCCTGGCTTACTGAGGGGAAACTTCGGTTTTTGGCTTACCGAAGTGCCATTCGTAGACCACGAACTTGAAGTCCTTCAGGTCGCCCTTGGCGTCGAAGCTCAGATCGCCCGTCGGGGTCTTGAAAGTACCTGCGTGGATGGCAGCTGCCACTTTGGCGGTGTCTTCGCTCTTCGCGGCAGCGATACCGCCGGCGATGACTTCAACCGCAGAGTAAGCCGGGAACACGAACGGACCGGTTGGGTCCTGCTTGTTCTTGGCGAACTCTTCAACAATGGCTTTGTTGGCAGGGTCGGTGTCGAAGGATTTAGGCAAGGTTACCAGCAGGCCTTCGGAAGCGTCCTGGGCAATTTGCGAGATGGAGTCGTTGCCAACGCCTTCCGGGCCCATGAACTTGGCGCTCAGGCCTTTTTCCTTGGCTTGGCGCAGGATCAGGCCCAGCTCTGGGTGGTAGCCGCCGTAGTAGACGAAGTCGACGTTGGCTTGCTTGAGCTTCTGGATGATCGAGGAGAAGTCTTTATCGCCGGCGTTCAGGCCTTCGAAGACAGCGACTTTCACGCCTTTCTTCTCAAGGGTCTGTTTAACGGCAGTAGCGATGCCTTCACCGTATTGCTGTTTGTCGTGCAGTACGGCAACCACCTTGGGCTTCACGAAGTCGGCGATGTAGTTGCCGGCGGCCGGGCCCTGGGCGCTGTCCAGGCCGATGGTGCGGAATACCAGTTTATAACCACGGGCGGTGATTTCCGGGCTGGTAGCCGCCGGAGTGATCATGATCACGCCTTCGTCTTCGTAGATGTCGGTTGCTGGCTGAGTGGAGCTGGAGCAAAGGTGACCCACCACGAACTTGACGCCGTCGTTGACCACTTTGTTGGCTACGGCAACGGCTTGTTTCGGATCGCAAGCGTCGTCGTATTCTTTGGCTTCAAGCATTTTGCCGTCGACGCCGCCCTTGGCGTTGATGTCGGCGATCGCCTGCTTGGCACCCATGAATTGCATGTCGCCGTATTGCGTCACAGGACCGGTCTTTGGACCTGCGATGCCGATCTTGATGGTGTCGGCTGCGAACGAATGGCCGGCAACCCCAGCCAGGACCATAGCGGCAAACAGTTTGGAAATCTGCTTAGTAGCCTTATTCATAGTGCTCCACTCTTACTGTTGTATTTTTTATAGTTCTAGCGGCCTTGTGAGCTGCAGAACCGGATCAGATATCTCGGATATCCCCCCGGCATTGCCCTGGCAACTGTACCGGTACAGTGTAGAGCGCCGGTTGATCGCTTGAAAAGCTGGCTGCTGGGGGCAAACGCCGGGGATGTCGCTTTAATGAAAGAAAAAGACAGAATTGCGGCGGGGTGATGCCAGAGTTTCGGGCAATCCTTGGCTTTCCTGACACTTTCGTTCGATGCCTCATTTGCAACTGGGTTTTTCTGCCTGACGCCTGACGCTATGATTGCGCCGATTTTTTATTCAGGTGAATTCCCATGACGCAAGAACCTAGCACCCTCTATGCCAAGCTGCTCGGTGAAACCGCCGAAATTTCCTGGAAGGAGCTTGAACCGTTCTTTGCCAAGGGTGCCCTATTGTGGGTCGACGCCGGCCTGGATTTGATCGAAGCGGCCGAGGGAATGGCGGAGGATAACCGTGACAAAGTCGCTGCGTGGCTGGCTGCAGGGAGCCTGGGCGAGGTGTCTGCGACGCGGGCATTGGACCTGGTCGAGAGGGATCCAAGCCTGTGGGCGGTCGTGGTTTCGCCGTGGATTCTGATCCAGGAAAGGGCGGCGTAAGAAACCTGCGCACTAAAAAGGTGCGCTGCTCGGACCCTTGCAAGTGTGTAGCGGAGTAACCGCCGACACCGTGATGGCACCTTGCCGTAGAGAAAGGTCACAGGTAAAGGTGACGTGCGCGTCACGGGAACAGTTTTGCGCAGGGCCGAAGGCTCGGAGAATTGTTTCTGGGTGTGGCAGGGATCAGGATTTTGCTTGCCTGGCAGACCGCTATCGCAGGCAAGCCAGCGCCCACATTTGAAATACATTCCAAGTGTGGGAGCTGGCTTGCCCGCGATGGTCGCGACTCAGTCTAAGCCGTCTTGCCAGTATGGTTATTCAACGAAATAACCTTGGTCTTCCCAATCCGATGACGATAAATCTCACGCAAATACTTGATCGCCTTCTTCACGCAATCCCGTGACAGGCGAATATCGTTAATCGACACGAACTTCTCCTTGTCGTTAATCAACTCGCGGTACTTCTTCTCGTACATCGGCTTGATCGCGTACCAATTGGTGTCGAGAATCTTCGCCGGGTTCTCGAACTCATTGAGCAACTCGTCAATCCGGTCCTCATCAAAGTCATCATGGATGATGAAGTCCAGGATCGAGTTATCGAGCGTGTCATCAAACCGGTACGGGTTACGCGCAAAGCAACGCTTGATGAACGCCACGATCAGCGTGAGGAAATCATCCGACAGGCACGGGCTCTTGGCGATCAGCGTGGTCAGCGACAGGTTGGCCGACGCGCCGATCACCAGGGCGTAACGCTTGAGCGTGGTGTTGGGGAACAAGCTGTTCAAATGAGTTTTGAGCCGGTTCAAGTCCATGTAGGACAGCTTGTAATCCTTGGGCAAGGACACAATCGACACCACCGACGAGCAGTTCTTGAAGAAGTGCAGGTCATGCAGCGCCGCCGCGTCATACCCGGAGTTCTTGTACTGTTCCAACGACGCTTTGTAGCGCTTGGACTCGATCGGCAACAGGCTGATGCCCTCGATCGCCTGCGTCACTTTGTTGAAGTGCGGCAAATCAATCGAGCGGAAAAACAGGTCATCGATGTTCAGCCGCTGCGGCTCTTTATCGAACACCTTGAACTTGTCGCCCGAGGGCACCGGCGTCTCCGGCACCACCGATTCGGCGTAGGCAATCGCCACCGGCCCGGCCAGGCTCATGAACAAGTCGTTGGCATCCAGGCGGATGGTTTCGCCAATGTCGATGCCGGCCCGCCGGAAGTAGTTCTGGTCGTAGTCGGTGGTCACCGCCTGAGCCGTGAGGATGTTGAAGATCTGCTGCGAGATGTATTGGTTGGCGTGTTTTTCCATGGCATTGACGTCAATGTTCTGGATGTTGCCGTCATCGCTCTCTTCGGCGTAACGCATGATGTCGTTGGAGATCAGCATCATCGCGTTCCACGGCCGGATGCGGCCTTTCACGCTGGCTTCGCTGCTGTCTTCATTGTCGAAGTTGTATGAGAAATCCCATTCTTCCGACAGGTATTTGCACAATAGCCGCCCGGCGTTGATGTGCAGTGCCTCGGACATTTCGCTGCGGTGGTCGGAGATATTCGGCAGCACGCAAATGCCACTGGTGAAGATCGGCTCGAACACGAAGGCGTGGCCGCTCTTGCTGTCATGCTCGTCGGCCGGCTTGGTGTCGAACGTCTTGTTCATGTACGAGTGCTGCTGGGCCAGGCCGAACTCCGAGGCCATGCCCGAACCCGTACCGCCGCCGGCGCTGAAGATCGAGAAATACAGGCGCGACTGGTTGGCCTTGATGCCACAGGAGTCGATCAGGTAGGAGTGGATCATCTTCCAGTCGGGGCTGGAAAAACGCTGGGTGTCTTTGTTGAGGATGATCTTGGCCAGGTACTGGCCCAGGATCGGCGCGTTACCGGCGCCGCCGGCGTGCACTTCCGACAGGTCCATGATTTTCATTTTGCTGTAGTCGCGCAGGAAGCCGCTTTTTTCGCCCTTGCGCGAGAAACGGATGCGCCCGGCGATGTCTTTGTCCAGGTCGCCCAGCATGACCAGCGGCTCCACCAGGAACACCGGTTTGGTGGCCTTGCCGCCACCCAGACGCAGGTTGTTTCGAATCCACTGGGCCGGGCTGTAGCCTTTATCGGCCGACTTGTCTTCGGTACTGAATTCGTTGAGGTAGAACTTGCGCGCGTTGTACACCAGCTCTGCCACGTCCAGGGCAATGTTGGAGCCGCAGCGGCCCAGGCCGATCAGGCACACCGACGGAAATTCCTGCTCATTGCGCGCATCGCCATCACCTTCCTGCTGGGGCAGGCGCGGGAACACCATGTCACGCAGGCCGTCGAGGTTGTCGAGGATGCGGTCGGTATTGGTTTCGGTGAAGTACAAGTACTGCTGGGTAGCCAACGGGCGGGCGCTGCTCAATGATTTCGCGGCTGGGAATTTTTCCGCTGGTGCTGTCGGCACTGCGTCGCATATCTCGGAGACAGAATTATTGTTGGAAGTCATTGGGCGCCATGTACCTGGACGGATGGCCAAAAAAATCACGGAGCCATCACTGAATGAGAGTTCGCGACTTCGCCGTGCCATCGGCGCAAGCGCGCCTACTGAACCAGGGCAACGCCACGTGGACTCTG encodes:
- a CDS encoding ABC transporter ATP-binding protein, giving the protein MLQFENVSTFYGKIQALHSVNVEVRQGEIVTLIGANGAGKSTLLMTLCGSPQAHSGSIRYMGEELVGQQSSQIMRKSIAVVPEGRRVFSRLTVEENLAMGGFFTDKGDYQEQMDKVLHLFPRLKERFSQRGGTMSGGEQQMLAIGRALMSKPKLLLLDEPSLGLAPIIIQQIFDIIEQLRKDGVTVFLVEQNANQALKIADRAYVLENGRVVMQGTGEQLLTDPKVREAYLGG
- the livG gene encoding high-affinity branched-chain amino acid ABC transporter ATP-binding protein LivG; its protein translation is MSREILKVENLSMRFGGLLAVNGVALTVKEKQVVALIGPNGAGKTTVFNCLTGFYKPSGGSILLDGQPIQGLAGHEIARKGVVRTFQNVRLFKDMTAVENLLIAQHRHLNTNFFAGLFKTPAFRKSEREAMEYAEYWLDKVNLTEFANRPAGTLAYGQQRRLEIARCMMTRPRILMLDEPAAGLNPKETEDLKALISVLREENNATVLLIEHDMKLVMSISDHIVVINQGTPLADGTPEQIRDNPEVIKAYLGEA
- a CDS encoding high-affinity branched-chain amino acid ABC transporter permease LivM → MSRYLKSAFFSALLVWAVAFPVLGLKLSIVGINLEVHGTGPVTLTIIALCSVLMFLRVLFTQQVGALFKGNRGPLVSPKVSQFLTLPRTQRYIIIGLIVAALIWPFFGSRGAVDIATLILIYVLLGLGLNIVVGLAGLLDLGYVGFYAVGAYTYALLSHYLGWGFWICLPLAGMAAATFGFLLGFPVLRLRGDYLAIVTLGFGEIIRLFLRNLTDITGGPNGISSIPKPTFFGLSFDRTAAEGMQTFHEYFGIDYNPVSKVVFLYLVALLLALAALFVINRLLRMPIGRAWEALREDEIACRALGMNPTVIKLSAFTLGATFAGFAGSFFAARQGLVTPESFTFIESAIILAIVVLGGMGSQLGVILAAIVMILLPEMMREFSEYRMLMFGAMMVLMMIWRPQGLLPMQRPHMELRK
- the livH gene encoding high-affinity branched-chain amino acid ABC transporter permease LivH, which encodes MPEIYHFFQQLVNGLTIGSTYALIAIGYTMVYGIIGMINFAHGEVYMIGSYVAFIALAGLAMMGIHSLPLLMTAAFIASIVVTSAYGYSIERVAYRPLRGSNRLIPLISAIGMSIFLQNTVLLSQDSKDKSIPNLIPGSISFGPGGAQEVLISYMQILVFVVTLVAMLGLTLFISRSRLGRACRACAEDIKMANLLGINTNNIIALTFVIGAALAAVAAVLLSMQYGVINPNAGFLVGLKAFTAAVLGGIGSIPGAMLGGLVLGVAEAFGADIFGDQYKDVVAFGLLVLVLLFRPTGILGRPEVEKV
- a CDS encoding branched-chain amino acid ABC transporter substrate-binding protein codes for the protein MNKATKQISKLFAAMVLAGVAGHSFAADTIKIGIAGPKTGPVTQYGDMQFMGAKQAIADINAKGGVDGKMLEAKEYDDACDPKQAVAVANKVVNDGVKFVVGHLCSSSTQPATDIYEDEGVIMITPAATSPEITARGYKLVFRTIGLDSAQGPAAGNYIADFVKPKVVAVLHDKQQYGEGIATAVKQTLEKKGVKVAVFEGLNAGDKDFSSIIQKLKQANVDFVYYGGYHPELGLILRQAKEKGLSAKFMGPEGVGNDSISQIAQDASEGLLVTLPKSFDTDPANKAIVEEFAKNKQDPTGPFVFPAYSAVEVIAGGIAAAKSEDTAKVAAAIHAGTFKTPTGDLSFDAKGDLKDFKFVVYEWHFGKPKTEVSPQ
- a CDS encoding DUF2288 domain-containing protein; the protein is MTQEPSTLYAKLLGETAEISWKELEPFFAKGALLWVDAGLDLIEAAEGMAEDNRDKVAAWLAAGSLGEVSATRALDLVERDPSLWAVVVSPWILIQERAA